The Fibrobacter sp. DNA window GATGAAAATGGGATGTTCTAAATAGGCTTCTGATTTACCTCAAAGGTAAAACAGTGACTGTTAAATAACTGATTTACTTGCATGTCTAAATCAAGAAAAAGCACAGAGTTTTCTTTCTGTTAGAATGTTTTAGAAATTTTGAGGGTGAGAAATGACAAATTACCTCAGAGATGAAATAGTGATCTTTCCACTTTCCGAAGCAAGTAATATGGCTTGGGTATTTCGGGATTGCTATTTTGAGGAATTTTTCATGGATCGATATCCCAAAACAAGACACAATAATTCCACATAACATGCGAATTAATTATGGTGACTGAAAGGTCACCACTTCACATGCCTCCTTCTATAGGGTGAAGGTGCACGAGGCCCTTGCTGAGCTACGGTTCGGCAAGGGTTTTTTATTATTAAGGTATCTCACTGATCAAAGATAATGTGTATCGTAGCAGGTCACGGGAGTTAGGTAAAACACGCCTTAACGCTTCATCAGCACTGAACCAGGAAGGATCTCTCCCCGGCTCACCCTTCCAATTTACCTCAGAGGTAACACAGTGACTGATAAATAACTGATTTGCCTGAATGTTTGAATCGAGGTAAAAATACGGAGTTACCTTTTTGTAAGAACGTTTAGAAATTTTGAGGCTAAAAATGGTTGTTAAATTACCTCAGAGATGAAATAGTGCTTCAACATGCACCAAGGTCTTAAGCGATTAACCACTATTTCTATCTTCCAAACCAGGCAATTAAGGCATGGGCTTTGGGGAATTGCTATTGTAAGGAACTTTTCATGGATCGGTATCGAAAACAAGACACAATAATTCCATACAACATGCGAATTTAATATGGTGACTGAAAGGTCGCCACTTCACATGCCTCCTTCTATAGGGTGAAGGTGCACGAGGCCCTTGCTGAACTACGGTTCGGCAAGGGTTTTTATAATTAAGGTATCTCGCTGATCAAAGATAGAGTGTGTTGCAGCAGATCACGGGAGTTAGGTAAAACACGCCTTAATGCTTCCTCAGCACTGAACCAGGAAGGCTCTCTCCCCGGCTCACCCATTCCGGAGGTTTTAAGAAACCTGAAGAGAAAAAAAACGACTTCATAGTTTTTCCCCCCGAAACAGTAGTTAAGAATACCAGTTTTTTTAACAATTTCTCCCTCTATGCCGGCTTCTTCGTAAAGTTCCCGCCTGGAGGCTTCTTCCTCGGATTCTCCGTCTTCCAGATGTCCTTTGGGGAAT harbors:
- a CDS encoding NUDIX domain-containing protein; this encodes MKIPVHQAGAIVFRIIDRQVKILLIRSKKDPTKWVFPKGHLEDGESEEEASRRELYEEAGIEGEIVKKTGILNYCFGGKNYEVVFFLFRFLKTSGMGEPGREPSWFSAEEALRRVLPNSRDLLQHTLSLISEIP